Proteins encoded together in one Quercus lobata isolate SW786 chromosome 3, ValleyOak3.0 Primary Assembly, whole genome shotgun sequence window:
- the LOC115979046 gene encoding uncharacterized protein LOC115979046 isoform X1, whose product MAKPKEDEKLDGLEINSIGSLYSGTWDKKYWSSSRGKDRYPYPVGYQVVRAYNGSTYKIEIHEGPKGPSFVISSDGHSCSGQTPDIAWGKFQKNGCPRTKTLNGKRFSSKIDGVEFFGFKNQLVQRLLRELVANVNGTAERSLLSSNFCNGASRTDHDIRHPDVCTVPDLLPFLAKPQNTGKRSRKREIISAKAVNGARLKRSRPQDLVSDTDTSRLTQENQRNYNRGCFMPASASEEEYDVCKHPGALPASVHLISGSRGEKSHISVKDEMPLDSIGFSDHLREEAVPTQEERELDDSENCKSAGITNNLPAEEKPLGRLLDTEVEYNFQIATENKNGNAFISKDSPGVQGVDLCAPDTFECMQDNTSNSAQSSQDKSTYSVKEALTAADLIISEGLVDESHLQEEIVTSNSNANSEKSDCDSVGQEMVKSMMTFLLPQAVPLLRNSSRKKKAPVKSQGENTEGAYFEDIPPAVTLTNNVYLEKDERMHIQSTALGSGPSFEHTKSVVPDSYEDEQCGDLVTKQVILSSDIGEADLVTFDKDTCPSNAWDTWGQLIGQNKPSGSHVETNGSKDILCYNEVHVTLNEKPQKGDGCVSESILACTSHGNKILPKNINSCATLDENLLEVEILSKENHLNTVPDCTEDNNTSDTNQRAVINSKISSKEISVKRGVAEPGITFFTQTPNKVYNRKKVQKISPLSSKNIVPLSESIICRNHGEHLDPETDPATGTLLASEIHQLNSSDDKSSKRDLFGAQVSLGGQLHGSHTQNMTINTNIAKYNTAAAMSQNQAMSFASDDKDTSYVFQPSGSHVEKSQVHFDDKPVGNRDPLDPNSPTLFLNQNTSFCENNTSSVKGVPTSLDIKLHRNLELNSELNGIVELVGCYVHPMPVSSVFLSTKDNEIYICVLCGLLVDRDKTLFIYKLSKEEPRVGCPSFVGHTSITLPSLKDYFGREVELERSGLQFTPDGQLLVLFDSIKTPYCREGKIQCLCSTCKSDCFKDNAVKIVRVKFGYVSVIVKLTTVDNLQCILVCEPNYLVTVGESGRLHLCVMNSTWSKYTICSARTEEFIFPPRDTASPGIMELKRIPKCASLVVGHNGFGEFSIWDISKRIFLSSFSAPSSTIYQFFPISLFSWKRKGPVFSNSSVDENAKGIMAATKMRFSDNSENSSFLPLNGEDIAVWLLVSTISNSDAQIIPSECQNDSVGWWRLALLVKDMVVLGSALDPRAVAIGASAGHGIIGTCDGLVYMWELSTGTKLGMLHHFKGGSVSCVATDDSRAGALAVAGDGQLLVYQHTQRNSSS is encoded by the exons ATGGCGAAACCTAAGGAAGACGAGAAATTGGACGGTTTGGAAATCAACTCCATTGGATCTCTGTACAGCGGGACTTGGGACAAGAAGTACTGGAGCAGCTCTAGG GGAAAAGATCGATATCCTTATCCTGTAGGGTATCAAGTTGTTCGAGCATATAATGGGAGCacatataaaattgaaattcatGAAGGTCCCAAGGGGCCTTCGTTTGTG ATTTCTTCTGATGGACATTCATGTTCTGGGCAAACTCCAGATATTGCATGGGGGAAATTTCAAAAGAATGGTTGCCCTCGCACAAAGACATTGAATGGCAAGAGATTTTCAAGCAAAATAGATGGGGTGGAG ttttttgggtttaaaaatcAGTTAGTCCAAAGACTACTTCGGGAACTGGTGGCAAATGTCAATGGAACTGCAGAGCGAAGTTTGCTTTCCTCCAACTTCTGCAATGGGGCTTCTAGAACTGATCATGACATTCGACACCCAGATGTGTGTACAGTTCCTGATTTGCTACCATTTTTGGCAAAACCACAGAACACAGGAAAGAGAAGTAGGAAACGTGAAATCATAAGTGCAAAGGCAGTTAATGGGGCTAGACTTAAAAGATCCCGACCTCAGGATCTAGTTTCTGATACTGATACTTCAAGATTAACACAAGAGAATCAGAGGAATTATAATCGTGGGTGTTTCATGCCTGCCTCTGCTTCAGAAGAAGAGTATGACGTTTGTAAACATCCAGGGGCTTTACCAGCATCAGTGCACTTAATATCTGGAAGCAGAGGAGAAAAGAGTCACATATCAGTCAAAGATGAGATGCCATTGGATTCTATTGGCTTCTCTGATCATCTCAGAGAGGAAGCTGTCCCCACTCAAGAAGAGAGGGAGCTCGATGATTCTGAGAATTGTAAATCTGCCGGAATCACCAACAACTTGCCTGCAGAGGAGAAACCT CTTGGTAGGTTGCTAGATACTGAGGTGGAGTACAATTTTCAAATTgcaacagaaaacaaaaatggaaatgcatttatttcaaaAGACTCTCCAGGTGTTCAGGGTGTTGATCTATGTGCACCGGATACCTTTGAGTGTATGCAAG ATAATACTTCTAATTCTGCTCAAAGTTCCCAGGATAAGAGTACATACAGTGTGAAAGAAGCGTTAACTGCAGCTGACTTGATCATTTCTGAGGGGTTGGTAGATGAATCACATCTACAGGAAGAAATAGTCACATCTAATTCCAATGCGAATTCTGAAAAGAGTGATTGTGATTCCGTTGGTCAGGAAATGGTCAAGTCAATGATGACATTTCTGCTTCCACAAGCAGTTCCTTTGCTCAGGAATTCCTCTAGGAAGAAAAAGGCTCCAGTTAAGTCTCAGGGGGAAAATACTGAAGGCGCATACTTTGAAGATATTCCACCTG CTGTAACACTTACGAACAATGTATATTTGGAAAAGGATGAAAGGATGCATATCCAAAGTACAGCTCTTGGGTCTGGACCAAGTTTTGAACATACCAAGTCTGTTGTTCCTGACAGTTATGAGGATGAACAATGTGGGGATCTTGTAACTAAGCAGGTGATACTGTCTTCTGATATTGGTGAAGCCGATCTAGTTACTTTTGATAAAGACACCTGTCCTTCCAACGCTTGGGACACTTGGGGACAGCTTATTGGGCAGAATAAGCCATCAGGCTCTCATGTTGAAACCAATGGGAGCAAAGACATCCTTTGTTACAATGAAGTGCACGTGACTCTGAATGAAAAGCCTCAGAAGGGTGATGGATGTGTATCTGAGTCCATTTTGGCTTGCACATCACATGGCAATAAAATTCTTCCCAAAAACATTAATTCTTGTGCTACCTTGGATGAGAACCTGTTAGAAGTTGAAATCCTTTCCAAGGAAAACCACCTCAATACTGTACCTGATTGTACTGAAG ATAATAATACAAGTGACACTAACCAAAGAGCCGTGATTAAttcaaaaatatcatccaaggaAATCAGTGTCAAGAGAGGGGTTGCTGAACCTGGCATTACATTCTTTACTCAAACACCAAATAAAGTGTATAACCGAAAAAAGGTCCAAAAGATATCTCCGTTATCAAGTAAAAATATTGTTCCACTCTCAGAAAGTATCATATGCAGAAACCATGGAGAGCATCTTGACCCTGAAACAGATCCTGCCACTGGAACTTTGCTTGCGTCGGAGATTCATCAGTTGAATTCTTCTGATGACAAATCAAGTAAAAGGGACTTATTTGGAGCTCAAGTCAGCCTTGGAGGACAATTGCATGGTTCACACACACAGAATATGACTATTAATACCAATATTGCAAAATACAATACAGCTGCTGCTATGTCACAAAATCAAGCAATGTCTTTTGCCTCTGATGACAAGGATACTTCATATGTTTTTCAACCATCTGGTTCACATGTAGAAAAATCTCAAGTTCATTTTGACGACAAGCCGGTTGGGAACCGGGATCCTTTGGATCCAAATAGTCCTACTTTATTTCTGAATCAGAATACCAGCTTCTGTGAAAATAACACTTCGAGTGTCAAAGGTGTTCCAACTAGTTTAGACATTAAACTTCACAGGAATTTGGAGCTTAATAGTGAGCTAAATGGCATTGTTGAGCTTGTGGGATGCTATGTCCACCCCATGCCTGTTTCTTCAGTATTCTTGAGCACCAAGGATAATGAAATCTACATTTGTGTTTTATGTGGCCTTCTGGTGGATAGAGACAAAACCCTATTCATCTATAAGTTATCAAAAGAGGAACCAAGAGTAGGATGCCCTTCTTTTGTTGGTCACACGTCCATAACATTGCCGAGTCTGAAAGATTATTTTGGTAGAGAA GTTGAACTGGAAAGATCTGGTTTGCAGTTTACTCCAGATGGCCAGCTTCTTGTTTTATTTGACAGCATAAAAACACCTTATTGCAG GGAAGGGAAAATCCAGTGCTTGTGTTCAACATGTAAATCAGACTGCTTCAAGGACAATGCAGTAAAGATTGTGCGAGTAAAATTTGGTTATGTTTCAGTTATTGTAAAATTGACAACAGTTGACAATTTGCAGTGTATATTGGTTTGTGAACCTAATTATCTTGTCACTGTCGGAGAGAGTGGGAGACTGCACCTGTGTGTCATGAATTCAACATGGAG taaatacacCATTTGCAGTGCACGGACAGAGGAATTTATTTTCCCACCTCGCGACACCGCCTCTCCTGGCATAATGGAGTTGAAGAGAATTCCAAAGTGCGCTTCGCTAGTTGTGGGTCATAATGGTTTTGGGGAATTTAGTATATG GGATATTTCTAAACGTATCTTTCTGTCAAGTTTCTCTGCTCCAAGCTCTACAATTTATCAATTCTTTCCAATCAGTTTGTTTAGTTGGAAAAGAAAAGGCCCTGTTTTTAGCAATTCTAGTGTTGATGAAAATGCCAAAGGGATTATGGCTGCAACAAAAATGCGGTTCTCAGATAACAGTGAGAATAGCTCTTTTCTTCCATTAAATGGGGAAGATATAGCTGTCTGGCTCCTTGTCTCAACTATTTCTAACTCTGATGCTCAAATTATACCAAGTGAGTGCCAAAATGATTCGGTAGGATGGTGGAGGCTAGCTTTATTGGTGAAAGATATGGTTGTGCTGGGAAGTGCATTGGATCCAAG GGCTGTTGCTATTGGTGCATCAGCTGGTCATGGGATTATTGGCACATGTGATGGACTAGTGTATATGTGGGAATTATCAACAGGAACTAAACTTGGCATGTTGCATCATTTTAAAG GTGGCAGTGTTTCATGTGTTGCTACTGATGATTCAAGGGCAGGTGCTTTGGCAGTAGCTGGTGATGGACAGTTGCTGGTTTATCAGCACACTCAAAGAAATTCATCATCTTAA